The Arabidopsis thaliana chromosome 5, partial sequence genomic interval TAGGTGAAGGAACCTTTGCTAAGGTTAAGTTTGCGAGGAACACAGACACTGGTGATAATGTAGCCATCAAAATTATGGCTAAGAGTACAATACTTAAGAACAGAATGGTTGATCAGGTATGTTCTGGATTGTTTTTTACATGGAAACTAAGGTTGTTGCGTCAATGGTATGATCTTTGATTTCGTTTAAAGCTCTTTTACagataaaaagagagatatcTATAATGAAGATTGTTCGTCACCCGAACATAGTGAGGTTGTATGAggtatgtttgtttgtttccatgCATCTGCGAAATTTTATCTCTGAAGTGTTTTTGCATCATTGttcttctgttgtttttttgtgattttccCGATGTAGGTGTTGGCGAGTCCttcgaaaatatatatagttttggaGTTTGTGACAGGAGGAGAGCTCTTTGATAGAATTGTACGGAACTTCCATACTTGTAGGCAGCGTCCATTAGTTAAAACCTCTCtacttaattttttaatatatgaaatctTTCATGCAGGTTCATAAAGGGAGGCTTGAAGAAAGTGAGTCTCGGAAATACTTTCAACAGCTTGTAGATGCTGTTGCTCATTGTCACTGCAAGGGTGTTTACCACCGTGACCTAAAGGTAAAGACgtgtttttgtttaccaaTATTCCTCAGAATATCTCACTGCGTTGCAATCCAGACTTGATATTTTTGTGTCGCTATGTTATGTTATCTAGCCAGAAAATCTTTTACTCGATACAAATGGAAATCTGAAGGTTTCGGATTTCGGACTCAGTGCATTGCCTCAGGAAGTAAGTGCTCTTATCTCTGCTTCAGCAGTCTGCTTACGTGGTCATTAACTTGTTATATACTCAATCAGGGAGTAGAACTTCTGCGTACCACATGTGGAACTCCGAACTATGTAGCTCCAGAGGTACTTAGTGGACAGGGTTACGATGGTTCAGCAGCTGATATTTGGTCTTGCGGGGTTATTCTTTTCGTTATATTGGCTGGATATTTACCTTTTTCCGA includes:
- the SOS2 gene encoding Protein kinase superfamily protein; the encoded protein is MTKKMRRVGKYEVGRTIGEGTFAKVKFARNTDTGDNVAIKIMAKSTILKNRMVDQIKREISIMKIVRHPNIVRLYEVLASPSKIYIVLEFVTGGELFDRIVHKGRLEESESRKYFQQLVDAVAHCHCKGVYHRDLKPENLLLDTNGNLKVSDFGLSALPQEGVELLRTTCGTPNYVAPEVLSGQGYDGSAADIWSCGVILFVILAGYLPFSETDLPGLYRKINAAEFSCPPWFSAEVKFLIHRILDPNPKTRIQIQGIKKDPWFRLNYVPIRAREEEEVNLDDIRAVFDGIEGSYVAENVERNDEGPLMMNAFEMITLSQGLNLSALFDRRQDFVKRQTRFVSRREPSEIIANIEAVANSMGFKSHTRNFKVTNS